The genome window ACAAGCTACTATGATTAGTTCAACGATGTATTACAAGGCGGATGCTATCCATTTAGTAGATGTAAAACAAAAATAAGTATAAGACAAGGGGAGTTAATCCTCCCCGTACTTAATCTAATTAGAAAAGGAGAGCACATGATTAAAACTGTAACAAAAGATGACCTTATCGAACTTGGATTTGCTCCAGGAACTGCAAGAAAGATTATCCATACTGGCAAATTACTATTAGTGAATCGTGGTTTTAATATCTACGATAACAAA of Streptococcus sp. S5 contains these proteins:
- a CDS encoding DUF3173 domain-containing protein, which translates into the protein MIKTVTKDDLIELGFAPGTARKIIHTGKLLLVNRGFNIYDNKRIGTIPASVAEELLGIELQKEA